Proteins co-encoded in one Malus sylvestris chromosome 7, drMalSylv7.2, whole genome shotgun sequence genomic window:
- the LOC126629011 gene encoding protein MEN-8-like yields the protein MASFKYLINSFSCFQTATILVLLIALSLSVHTQKTNAQGGSCSAELSSLNVCAPFVVPGSTNTNPSSDCCSALQAVHPECICNAVRVAARLPAQCNLSPLTCDTN from the exons ATGGCATCCTTCAAGTATCTTATCAACTCTTTCAGCTGCTTCCAAACAGCTACAATCCTTGTGTTGTTGATTGCCCTGAGCCTCTCAGTGCATACTCAGAAGACTAATGCTCAGGGCGGCAGTTGCTCGGCCGAGCTGAGCAGCCTAAATGTGTGTGCACCTTTTGTGGTGCCTGGCTCCACCAACACCAACCCGAGCTCTGATTGTTGTAGCGCGCTCCAAGCCGTCCATCCTGAATGCATTTGCAACGCCGTCAGGGTCGCCGCTCGCCTCCCCGCCCAGTGCAATCTCTCCCCCCTCACTTGTG ACACCAACTGA